GCCAGGGCCAAAAAGCTAAAGCAGGAACCTTTCGAGTGGGACAAAATCAAACGCTTTTTTCAGTTAACTGATAAAACGAGTGTTTACCAGGTCATCTCCGACCGAACCTGTCAGGACCTGGACCTTGACGAGCTATTTATGTTTATTGACAGGACCAGCTCGAAAGTAGGGCAGCAGATGCTGTATGCTACCCTTCGTACCCTACACCAGACTACTAACCGAACCCAGCGGTTGGAGAAAATCATTCACCTCATCGGTGAACACGCAAACCTCAGAATGACTCTTTTGGGCCAATTAGCGTCCCTTTCCAACACCAATGTTTACGCGATTACGTCATTATTTCTCAAAAAACATAACCCAAAACCGGGCTGGTTTTGGCTGGTGAAAGGCTTAGCCATCGCCAGCGTGTCCAGCGTACTACTGGCCTTTGTCTTCCCGCAAACGCTTTTACTGCTGTTGCCTTTACTGGCGGTTAACTTCTGGATTCATTATTGGAATAAGAATAATCTGTATCAGTACGCCGGGTCCATTCCCCAACTAGCCCGCATGAATCAGGTGGCTAAGCAGTTACGCCAGCATCAAGCTCTTGAAAGCCTGTTTCCTACTATTACGCCATCAATTGAGGCCATTGAACGCTTGGGGCCACAGATGGCCTTGTTCAAGTTGGAGGCAAAATTGCAAAGTGAAGTCGGCTTAGTGGCCGAGTACGCGCTAGAGTTGATTAAAGCCCTCTTCTTAATCGAGCCACTAATCTTCTATAATGTCTTGGAAGAAATTAGTCGAAAGCGATCTCAGATCGAGTCTGTTTACCAATACATTGGTGAACTAGATGTGGCTATGTCGATTTATCTCTTACGAGAAGACCTGCCTTTTTTCTGCTTGCCGACCCTACTTGTTGACCAAAAACAACTGCTGACCCGGGATGCTTACCATCCGCTGATTGACCGGGCCGTGCCTAATTCGATTGATTTATCGGGTAAATCCGTCTTATTAAGTGGATCCAATATGTCGGGCAAAACTACCTTTATCCGCACGATGGGTATCAATGCCATTCTGGCCCAAACGCTCAATACATGTTTTGCCCGACAATGGCGAATGCCAAAGCTTAAGATTCACTCAGCCATTCGAATTAGTGATGATCTGTTAAGCGCCAAGAGTTATTACTTCGAGGAAGTGCTGACGATCAGAAATTTGCTTGAGGAAAGTCAATCAAATGACTGTCATTTATTTTTATTAGATGAGCTGTTTAAGGGGACCAATACGGTTGAGCGGGTCGCTTCAGGAAAAGCGGTATTATCTTATCTCAATCAGCAGTCGAATCTGGTGTTTGTGGCGACTCATGATCTAGAGTTAGCCGAGCTGCTAAAAGATTCTTTCTGTTTGTTTCATTTTACCGAGATTGTCCAGCAGGATAAGGTATTGTTTGATTACAAGCTGAAGGGGGGGCCTCTAAGGGATACAAATGCGATTCGAATCTTAGAATTGAATAATTATCCCGAGGAGGTCACCCAGGAAGCAGCTCAATTAGCTAGTCGCATGGCAAGAATGAATGACAGCTAGCTTCTTCGACTGTATCAAAATTCGCCCAGTTTTAGATACTCGCAGATGGTTATATAGTGTATAACGAGGAGGACAGATTTTACCAGTAAAGCTTAACAGCTGTTGCAGCTGAATGCTATCGTAAATTGATGTTAAGCCAGTTGTAGATCTTTTCGAGTGTTCATAACACTGGCATTTTTGAAGTGGCTATTTTCGGACACCTTCAATTTATAGGGCCGATTGAACGCTTCTTGGGAAACGCTAAAGTAGCTTGAGAGTGTCCTGATAATCTCTTTGGACAACCCTTTCTTGTAGTGCAAAATATCGGAAACAAGGCCTTTACTTACGCCTAAAATCTGGGTCATATCTTTCGCTTTGAGCGATTTCTCACTCATCAGGGCTGTGAGTAACTCAATGGGGTCTACATCCTCGAATGAGTTATGCTCAGCGTCCCACTTTTCAATCAGATAAGTGAGCAGCTCGATTTCATCCTGCGTATTTTCGCCTTGATCGCTTCCAGTCGCTAGAACTTCTAAAGCAGTACAGTAGTCATTATATTGTTTCTCTGATTTGATTACCTTATATCTAAGCGCTTCCATTTTAATAATGATTTACGGTATACTGTTCATTGTGCTTACAAAGCTTATCGTACTCGGAATGGGTTCCTATCCAGCAGACAAAGAGATGAACCTGGTTCTTTCCAAAAGCGTATTTGCAGATCATTCTGTAATTATTGCCGCCGATATCAAATACGACCCGGTTGGTGCCATTACCCAGCAAATCGGCTGCCCCAAATGTGTCTTTAATAGCTTCAGGCGTCTGCCAATCGGCAAACTTGACTAGGGTGAGCCAAACCTTAAACGAACTTTTACTACGAGCGTTCTTTTGGGTATAAGCCTCAATCGTTTCCTTTCTGATTAGATGGACTTTCATAAGCTACGGTAAAGATACGGAAAAAGTTCACAAAATGTGAACTTTCAAGATGCGTCCGTAAGAATATGTCTCAGTTGGGAGCATTTTTGTGAGAAAACGTCGTTTACCCTAGTTTGCTGAGTAATGCGTAGATTGGCTACTTCAACTAGCTCAATTTGCCAGTCCACTTCCTGATGACCAACCCACAAGTACTCAGCCGGTTCTATCTTACCCTGGTTCCTTTTTTAGCCGCTGCTGTGGCGTTAGCAATCGGCCACAGCAAACCTCAACTCTATCTACCCATCTGGCTAGCCCATGCCCTGCTGATGGCATTCGCCGTTTGGCGGTTAGGAAAGAACTGCTTCACCAATCCCGATCCTTTCCAAAGGCAACTGGGTCGTATTGCCCTGTTGGTCATCATTCCCTGGATCTTCTTTACTGTTTTTGCCGGTATGGGACCTCCGCCTACGTCCATACCCGACTGGGTCCAGACGGCTACCGAACAACAGATCCGCTATGCCCTGCTGATCGCGGGTGGAATGTCAATCACGGTTGGGTTGACCTTGCTGGCTAACAAACTCCGCCAAACTGGGGAGACGCACTACTGGTTACTTGGTTTATTGGCGTTGGGCATCGCCCTGCCTTTATATATTGCCAACATGGCCTACTGGGGTAGCTTTTTAGTCGAATCGTTCACCAACTTTTCGGCCGCATCGGTGGCCAAAAGGCCCGATTGGTACTTGTCCATGCGCGCGCTTTTTAGTTGGATCAGTAGCGTGGAGGTAGCACTTTTGTACTTAGCTTCGGCTGCTTTTGCAATAGGGCTACAAGCGGCTGGTTGGTTCAAAACCAGTCCTTGTCGGGTTTACATCCTCTTGAGCCTAGTGGGCGCTTTGTTGAGTGTACTGCCCACGTTTTCGATGGAACCATTAGTAATGGCGACCTACTTAGTATCGATTCCTGCTTTCCCCTTCATCATGCCCTATCTGATGGCCCTTAATTTGTTGAACTTAGCCAATCGCGATTTTACCACAACTCAATGAACACTCTCGTGTTTCACATGGGAGCGATTTGTGAGATGGTGAGGAGGACTTGCCTTGTGAGCCTGAGTTGTGATCGGCACTCAAAAGCTAGAGGAGTACTCCACATCCTGTGTCAATATCAACAGCAACCCAGTTAGCGTTTCTCCCACATCAGTTGTCCCATATTCAAGACCATCCCATGAGAAATACTGTTCGGCATGAATTCATAGCTAACGCTGTAGCCACCCTTGCTAGGACCGCTAAAGTGATAAGTGCCCCTCGCTTCTAAAGCCGATTCGGGTAAAACACCCGCCAGATAGCTAGAGTATAACTTTCCCTCTTTTAACCAGATCTGTAGACTATCAGTGCCCCCTACCAACCGATAGCTACCCGTAAACTGGGTCAGATCGCGCACCAGCTTGGGGCTAAAAATCGGTTCTACTAGCCCACTGATGTAGGCATTGATTCGTGAAAAATCAAAATCTGTCGTATTCGTCAAAATTACCCAGCCGACCTGTGAACCAGGATTCACGACCAGTTCACAACGGTAACCCAGCATGGCGCCCTCATGAATCAGATAGGGATAGGCGGGTTTCCAGCCAATGTTGAAGGCTTGCATCATCGCTTTATTCTTTGGCGAGAGCACTTGATCCGCTGTCCTAGAATTGGTTTGGAATTGAAAACTAATAAACTTAGCTAAGTCTCTGGCGCTGGCATAAAGCCCACCAGCAGGAACCGAGGAATTGGGCTTGAGGGGTGGGACCGGCCGATAATCGTGGGTAGCCTCGTCGTAGAAATAGCCTTTAGCGACCCCACGACGGTTGGGACTTTCCGGAAAAAAGGCACTGTTGGCCATCTGTAAGGGTTGACAGATACGCTTAATCACGTAGTCTGCGTAGTCCGTTTTAGCGGCACGTTCCAAAGCAATGCCCAGTAGTGAATAGCCCAAATTGGAATAGTGTCGATTGCCATAATTGAGCAGCTGATAATCAGGATACTCTTTAGTGACTGATGCCAACGATTGTAAAAATGCCTTCTTTGGAGCAGCCTCGATTACTTTTTCAAGGCTTCCGGCCAAAACCCACTGATCAATTTGTTTGGTAAAAGCCAGGTCCGCTGGCGAGTTGCGCGGTAAGCCCGAGGTATGGGTAGCCAGCTGAAACAGTGTCGTCGCTTCCTGGGTAGGGACTTGACCATCAACCTTGAATTCAGGTACGTACTTTTTAACCGGCTCATCCAGTCTGAGCTTGTGCTGCTGGATAAGCTGCATAAACATCGTTGCGGTAAACAGTTTGGTCAGCGACTGCAGCGAATATTGTGCGTCGAGACTAGCGGGTATCTGTTGGGCTAGGTCAAGATAGCCCATGGCTTCCCCGAAGATAATTTGATTTTGATGCACAATAGCCAGCACCATACTCGGGGAATGATAGCGGTTTTGAAACCCAGTCATTCCCTTTTTTAGGGCTGCAACGGTGGAGTCCGGTAAGGCTCCCACGGGTTGACAAAAGGCGGGTAGTAGAAGGGCCAAATTGGTCGCCAGCACAAGCAAAATCCGTATCACCATTAGCACAATAGCAGTTGGAAGATTGTATTTTCATCATTGAGTACCGAATAGCGTGCCAGTTATAAGTGACTGGTAAACAATGGGTAAGCATACTGAGGCTGTAGTATGCCGTGCGAAACCGCACGAATTGTTCGAAATCGAACCAGGCTAATCAACCTTGGCCGCCCCTTTTAATACCTCATTCTTCGTAGGGCAAAACGTTTCACTGATGCCGCAGACACTTAAAATGGCTAAGTTTCCAGAAGAAGCCACTTCCCGAAACAAGCCGTTAATCGTGAGTCATACTTTCGCAGCGAGTTGCTTTCCTGAGTATAGTCTAGCTCATTTGCTTTCAGCAAGCAACGTTGTACTGACAAGAGTGTCCTTATCGTGTATATGCTTTACTTATCCGTATGAGATTGGTCTACCTGATACTTTTAATTTTTTCAAGCCCTTCTACCCAAGCGCAAACCTCACCCCTGCGCCAACAGATTGATGCGTTGTTTGCTTCGCCTAAGCCCCAGGTGCTGCTGTTAGGGACGTTTCATTTTGCGGGCGAACAGGTCGATGCCAATACCACTCCGGCCCATCTGCGGGTGGATATACGAAGCCCAAACCGGCAGACACAACTGGAAGACTTAATCAACCGGATTGCCCGCTTTAAACCCACTAAGATTGCCATCGAGGCCTCCCCAAACGCTAAACAGTATATCGATTCCGTTTATGCTGCCTACCGAGCGGGAAAATTTCGGGGTGACAAACGCGTGAGCGAGGAGGATGAACTCTACCAATTGGTCTTCAGATTAGCGGACCGCTTAGGCCACCGTGAACTTTTTCCGGTCGATGCGCAGCCCTTTCGGATTCGCTTCAGTCCAGCCGATTCACTGACGATGTTCACCAAGTACGAACATCAGGCTGACTCTTCCTTTGCTTTTTGGGACCAGCAATACACCACCTATGTGAAGCTGCAAGACTCCTTAAAATACTACGCATCGGTAGTCGACTATCTGCGCTTTCTGAATACGGACGACACCCAGTCACGTAGCATCGGGCGGTGGCTAGTGACGACCAAACGGGGAACCAACCGAGAACCGATTGGGGCGGATGGCTTTATCTCTCGCTATTACAATCGAAACCTGCGTATCTACTCCAACATACAGCGGCTAATCTCCAGTCCGACCGACCGTATTCTGGTACTTTACGGCAATACCCACCTTTACATTCTGAAGCATTTATTCAAAGCTAGTCCTGAGTTTGAGCTGGCCGACACGATGGACTATTTGAACTAAGTAAGTCGTCAAATGGATAGCTTCTGTATAAGCTAAATCTTGATACCGGCCTCAAATACTTTTGAAATCAGCAAAGCATTACCTGAGCAACAGCCATCTGAATTTAAGAATTATAGGCAAAGGTGCTGAATGGTGGATAACTCATAATTAATGGTTTTCAGGCGCCAATTTGCTTCATGAACGCTTCTCTATAATACTCGCCAATGGGGATGGGTGTGGATTTGATGTAGACCCGGTTGCCTTCGATGTAATTGATCTTAGCGGTATTAATCAGAAAAGATCGATGGATGCGCAAGAACCCGGTGCCATTGAGCTTTTGCTCCAAAACGCTAAGAGGGATCGTCACCGGTAATACTCCCGTCTCGGACGTGATCTTTACCTGCTTACCAATCGCTTCTGCGAAGAGAAGGTCAGACTTTACAATTCGAAATAATTTGCCGTCGGCTTTTAAAAAAAGTGAAGTATCCGAATCAGTAACGTAGCTCGTTGAATGCTCTTCATTACGTTTTTCCGCAGTCTTATTTAGCATGGTAATAGCTTTATCAACCGCGACCATGAAGCGTGGCAACGGAATCGGTTTTAAGAGGTAGTCACAAGCCGCTAAATCAAAAGCATCTACTGCAAACTCCCGGTAAGCCGTCGTAAAAATTACCTGTGGTTTTTGGGCTAGTGTTCTCAGAAAAGATAAACCATCGAGTTCGGGCATGTCGATGTCCAGAAACAGCAGGTCAACTGGCGTTTCGGTCAGCACTGACTTGGCTTCAAAGGCGTTTTCGCAGTGACCAACGACACGAAGTACCGGTATATGGGCGCAGAAGGCAGCAATAATTCCCCTCGCTATGGGTTCATCATCGACAATGAGGCAAGTAAGGGTGTTCACGTCAGCTGGTTATTATTTTTAATCGGGCCGTAAAATAAGCGTTATCGTCTTCAAGCGTCAAGTTATGTGTATCGGGGTAGAGGAGTGCCAAGCGTTTCCGGGCATTTTGAAGCCCTACACCGCCCGATCTATCAGACTCATCATTTCGGGATGAGTGTTTATGTGAGTTTCTGACAAAGAGGTCTATGGCGCTGCCCTTGCTCGTTAATTGAATGTCAATTCTAACCGGCTGGCCAGTCGCATTCTTGGAATGCTTAAACGCGTTTTCGATAAAAGGCACCAGAAGCATTGGGGCTACCGGTAATTCTTTATCGATAGTATCGACCGAAACCGTCAACTGTAGCTTTTTGCCAATTCTAATGGATTCAAAGTCAATATAATTCAGCAGGTAGTCAACTTCCTGTCCCAACGGCACAAGTCGCTCATTTGACACATAGACCGAATATCGGAGCAGCGTCGAGAGCTTCACCAGGTAATTCGGCACTTGCTGATCTCCTTGGATTGCCAGGCCGTATATATTGTTGAGCGTATTAAATAAAAAATGGGGGCTCAACTGCGAAGTTAGCAAGTTCAGCTCGCTCTCTTTATGCAGCCGAAGTAAATTGGCTTCGGTAATTTGCTGCTTGATGACGGCTCTGGCAATTTTGGCCCCAGCCCCTAAAGTCATAAATAGGGCTGTGAACAACGGGATAGTCACGAAGAAATTCTCCGAGTGGTAGTGTGAAACAAAGATCCAGCCGTAAATACCCGCTGCTGAGAAGATACTAAAGAGCGTTGCGCTGGCAATCACTACGGCGAATAGTGTCCGTTTGACCAGCCAAATCCATCCCAGCCACCGGCCCGCATAAACACTGGCTAAAATGAAACAATAGATGAAAAGTGCTCTCGGCAGTAAGTCGATGGCGTACCGGCTTGATAAGACGATTAGCAGGAGAATAACCAGTAACGTAAGGGCAAAGAAAACGTGTACGTTGGTCCGCTTTTCTAACTGCTGTACAATCCAGGTTTCTGACAGATTCACCCTCAAAATTGGCTATAACTCTTTGCAAATGAAAGTGGCTCCAATCTTCTCCTAACGGTGAGAGTTGTTTATGCCCTAAAAACACGTTTCTGTACCTGGCCATCAGGTGTCTGTGCCTAAAATTTTGAGGACCAAGGCCTTCCGCTCAAGATTTGCGGTATGAAAAAGCTCCTCATTTTAGTTTTAGCCTTATTCTGTGGGCAGGTATGGGCCCAGAAAGTCAAACCGATCAGTTCCATTAAGGAACTGGTTGATTCAATTACCACTGTTGTTCAGCAAAAAAAGATTCCTGGGCTTATGCTGGGGATTACGGGTCGGGATTCAGTCCTGTACGCGGGCGGTATGGGTTATGCTGACCTTATTGCTCACCGTCGGGTCGATAAGCAAACCTTGTTCAGAATGGGGTCAATTACCAAAAGTATTGTCGCCCTAGCGATTATGAAGCTGACCGAAGAAGGGAAACTCAAGCTGACGGACAAACTTCGGGACCTAGCTCCTGAGATTCCTTTTCATAACCCTTGGGAAAGCACAGATCCTGTCCGGGTAGTCAACTTGCTGGACCATACAACCGGTTTTGATGATTTCAAGCTTAATCGAATGTACTCGCTTGCGCGTACTGATTTTGATACCAAGCAAATGATGCTCCTGCAAACCCCCTCAATGATTTGTCGGTGGAGACCCTCGGAGCGATTCAGCTACAACAATGTAAATTATGCCATTTTGGGGTATCTCATTGCAAAACGTACTGGTCTCAGTTATGACCGGTATTTGACAGAGGCTGTCATGCGCCCGTTGGGTATGGTCCACTCTAACTTCAATTTGTACAGCAAATACCCCTTGCGGGATGCGAAAGAATACACGATGCAGGACGGGAAGCTCCAACAGGTTCCTTCCGCTACGTTTCTAATCGGCCCGGCTGGGGCATTGTGGGCTGATTCCGAAGACATGGTCCGGTTAGTTCAATGCTTTCTGGGGAATACGCATGGCGTTATCAAGCAATCATCCATCGAAAAAATGGAACAATCGCAAAGTTCGTTGTCATCCAGAGCTGGTATTTTAGGTGGCTATGGCGCTGGTATTGAGAATTTTGACGGTTTTCGGGGACACAGTGGGATGTTGGGGACGTTCAGATCGTGTTACCGATACAACCGAGAACTGGGGCTGGGTTTTGTAGTCTGTTCAAACGGCAATGGGCTGGCATCAATCGAGAATTTAATCACTGCGTTTTTGTCACAGGGCCAATCGCCAAAAAAAGGAAAGACTACCACGCTTGACAAAAAGGCCATCGCGCCTTATTTAGGCTACTACCAGGTAGAAAATCCGCGCTTCAAACTATTGGGTTTTATCGACAGGCTGCTCTTGCTGAAGGTCGAACAGCGTAACGATAGGCTACAATTTAATATGCTTGTGAAGAAATTCAAGGTCCTGCCCACCGGACAATTGACCTTCACCAATAGCGCTTTAAACACACCGAACATTGCTTTTTTTAGAAACAAAAACAAGCGGGTATTAGTCATGAATGGCCGTTACTGTGAGCAAGTGTCAGGAGCCTGGGCGCTGATCAGCCGATCTATCTTGTTAATCTCCTGTTTGCTGGTTACGCTTTCCTTCATTCCTGCCTTT
This Spirosoma oryzicola DNA region includes the following protein-coding sequences:
- a CDS encoding serine hydrolase domain-containing protein; the protein is MKKLLILVLALFCGQVWAQKVKPISSIKELVDSITTVVQQKKIPGLMLGITGRDSVLYAGGMGYADLIAHRRVDKQTLFRMGSITKSIVALAIMKLTEEGKLKLTDKLRDLAPEIPFHNPWESTDPVRVVNLLDHTTGFDDFKLNRMYSLARTDFDTKQMMLLQTPSMICRWRPSERFSYNNVNYAILGYLIAKRTGLSYDRYLTEAVMRPLGMVHSNFNLYSKYPLRDAKEYTMQDGKLQQVPSATFLIGPAGALWADSEDMVRLVQCFLGNTHGVIKQSSIEKMEQSQSSLSSRAGILGGYGAGIENFDGFRGHSGMLGTFRSCYRYNRELGLGFVVCSNGNGLASIENLITAFLSQGQSPKKGKTTTLDKKAIAPYLGYYQVENPRFKLLGFIDRLLLLKVEQRNDRLQFNMLVKKFKVLPTGQLTFTNSALNTPNIAFFRNKNKRVLVMNGRYCEQVSGAWALISRSILLISCLLVTLSFIPAFVTCVRKRKYSRQERLMSGLPVLATVCLAMAMLAFGTVYSSSHLLYKLATVTTSSVLIFAGTLFFGLLSVVNFVYSLSYFNASRNRFLSWYLLATALSLMIITVFLLSNGWLGLRTWAL
- a CDS encoding LytR/AlgR family response regulator transcription factor codes for the protein MNTLTCLIVDDEPIARGIIAAFCAHIPVLRVVGHCENAFEAKSVLTETPVDLLFLDIDMPELDGLSFLRTLAQKPQVIFTTAYREFAVDAFDLAACDYLLKPIPLPRFMVAVDKAITMLNKTAEKRNEEHSTSYVTDSDTSLFLKADGKLFRIVKSDLLFAEAIGKQVKITSETGVLPVTIPLSVLEQKLNGTGFLRIHRSFLINTAKINYIEGNRVYIKSTPIPIGEYYREAFMKQIGA
- a CDS encoding MutS-related protein produces the protein MEKIIHLIGEHANLRMTLLGQLASLSNTNVYAITSLFLKKHNPKPGWFWLVKGLAIASVSSVLLAFVFPQTLLLLLPLLAVNFWIHYWNKNNLYQYAGSIPQLARMNQVAKQLRQHQALESLFPTITPSIEAIERLGPQMALFKLEAKLQSEVGLVAEYALELIKALFLIEPLIFYNVLEEISRKRSQIESVYQYIGELDVAMSIYLLREDLPFFCLPTLLVDQKQLLTRDAYHPLIDRAVPNSIDLSGKSVLLSGSNMSGKTTFIRTMGINAILAQTLNTCFARQWRMPKLKIHSAIRISDDLLSAKSYYFEEVLTIRNLLEESQSNDCHLFLLDELFKGTNTVERVASGKAVLSYLNQQSNLVFVATHDLELAELLKDSFCLFHFTEIVQQDKVLFDYKLKGGPLRDTNAIRILELNNYPEEVTQEAAQLASRMARMNDS
- a CDS encoding serine hydrolase domain-containing protein, which codes for MGALPDSTVAALKKGMTGFQNRYHSPSMVLAIVHQNQIIFGEAMGYLDLAQQIPASLDAQYSLQSLTKLFTATMFMQLIQQHKLRLDEPVKKYVPEFKVDGQVPTQEATTLFQLATHTSGLPRNSPADLAFTKQIDQWVLAGSLEKVIEAAPKKAFLQSLASVTKEYPDYQLLNYGNRHYSNLGYSLLGIALERAAKTDYADYVIKRICQPLQMANSAFFPESPNRRGVAKGYFYDEATHDYRPVPPLKPNSSVPAGGLYASARDLAKFISFQFQTNSRTADQVLSPKNKAMMQAFNIGWKPAYPYLIHEGAMLGYRCELVVNPGSQVGWVILTNTTDFDFSRINAYISGLVEPIFSPKLVRDLTQFTGSYRLVGGTDSLQIWLKEGKLYSSYLAGVLPESALEARGTYHFSGPSKGGYSVSYEFMPNSISHGMVLNMGQLMWEKR
- a CDS encoding DUF5694 domain-containing protein; amino-acid sequence: MRLVYLILLIFSSPSTQAQTSPLRQQIDALFASPKPQVLLLGTFHFAGEQVDANTTPAHLRVDIRSPNRQTQLEDLINRIARFKPTKIAIEASPNAKQYIDSVYAAYRAGKFRGDKRVSEEDELYQLVFRLADRLGHRELFPVDAQPFRIRFSPADSLTMFTKYEHQADSSFAFWDQQYTTYVKLQDSLKYYASVVDYLRFLNTDDTQSRSIGRWLVTTKRGTNREPIGADGFISRYYNRNLRIYSNIQRLISSPTDRILVLYGNTHLYILKHLFKASPEFELADTMDYLN
- a CDS encoding helix-turn-helix domain-containing protein — protein: MEALRYKVIKSEKQYNDYCTALEVLATGSDQGENTQDEIELLTYLIEKWDAEHNSFEDVDPIELLTALMSEKSLKAKDMTQILGVSKGLVSDILHYKKGLSKEIIRTLSSYFSVSQEAFNRPYKLKVSENSHFKNASVMNTRKDLQLA
- a CDS encoding sensor histidine kinase — protein: MNLSETWIVQQLEKRTNVHVFFALTLLVILLLIVLSSRYAIDLLPRALFIYCFILASVYAGRWLGWIWLVKRTLFAVVIASATLFSIFSAAGIYGWIFVSHYHSENFFVTIPLFTALFMTLGAGAKIARAVIKQQITEANLLRLHKESELNLLTSQLSPHFLFNTLNNIYGLAIQGDQQVPNYLVKLSTLLRYSVYVSNERLVPLGQEVDYLLNYIDFESIRIGKKLQLTVSVDTIDKELPVAPMLLVPFIENAFKHSKNATGQPVRIDIQLTSKGSAIDLFVRNSHKHSSRNDESDRSGGVGLQNARKRLALLYPDTHNLTLEDDNAYFTARLKIITS
- a CDS encoding type II toxin-antitoxin system HigB family toxin codes for the protein MKVHLIRKETIEAYTQKNARSKSSFKVWLTLVKFADWQTPEAIKDTFGAADLLGNGTNRVVFDIGGNNYRMICKYAFGKNQVHLFVCWIGTHSEYDKLCKHNEQYTVNHY